GCGGATCGATTCGTCGACCTGCTGCTGGGCCCGTTCGGCCGCCTCCGCGCCGATCAGGGGGCCGAGATCGGTGTCTTCGCTCAGGGGATCGCCCATTCTGATGGCGGCCGACCGCGCGACCAGCGTGTCGAGGAAGGTGTCGTAGACGCTGTCCTGCACCAGCACGCGCTTGACCGCGCAGCAGATCTGACCGGCGCCGTTGGTCAGGCGTCCCTGCACGACGGCCTCGGCGGCGGCGTCGAGATCGGCATCCTCGAGCACGATCATGGCGTCGGTGCCGCCGAGCTCGAACGCCAGCCGCTTCAGCGTGTCCGCGGCTTTCCCCGCAATCGCCTTCGCCGCCGCGGCGCTGCCGGTGAAGCTGATCAGCCGCACGTCGGGGCTGGTGATCAGCTCGTCTCCGAGATCCGCCGGGAACCCCGTGATCATCTGCATGCCTTCGGGAGGCAGTCCCGCCTCGATCAGCAGCTCGCCAATCCGCAGCACCGTGAGGGGACACTGTTCCGGGAGCTTGACGATCGCCGACGCCCCGGCCGCGAACGCGCCGGGAATCTTGTGGGCGAAGAGCTCGGCCGGGTAGTTGAACGGGATGATGCCCACGACAATGCCGACGGGCTGCCTGACGGTGTAGGCGAGCATCTGCTCGAGGCCGGGGACGCCGTCCATCGGCAGGTAGGCGCCGCGGAGTCGCTTCGCCTCCTCGGCGAAATCCACGAACAGCCTCTGCGTCGTCACCATCTCGGCGCGGCACTGGCGGATGGTCTTGCCGTTCTCGCGCGTGAGGCGCTGGGCGAGGGCCTCGAGCTCGGCGCCGATCAGATCGGCGGTGCGGCGCAGGATCTCGCTGCGCCGATGCGCAGGCAACGCCGCCATGACGCCCCGCCCCCGGCGGGCCCAGGCGAGCGCCTTCCGGACATCGGCGGCCCCGCCACGGGGGACCGTGTCGATCGCCTCGCCGGTCGCGGGGTTGCGCACGACGTAGGTCTCACCGGAGGCCGCGTCGACGTGTTCGCCACCAATCAGCATCTTCATCGGGGTTCCCTCAGGATTTCCGTGGACAGTGGCCGATCGCGCGTGCCGCACGCAGTACGGTCGAAAACGGCAGATTATGCAGCCGAGCGGTGCACATCTGTCAAGACTTATCGTCTCTATCTGGCAATGTATCGTGAGGTCGGCATGTGCTGGCCTGGCCCTGGCCAGGCCAGCGTCGCCCACCCGGTGCTCGTCGAGACCGGGCGGAGCGGCCCCAGCCATTCAGTGCCCAGGCATCGTGGG
This window of the Acidobacteriota bacterium genome carries:
- a CDS encoding aldehyde dehydrogenase family protein: MLIGGEHVDAASGETYVVRNPATGEAIDTVPRGGAADVRKALAWARRGRGVMAALPAHRRSEILRRTADLIGAELEALAQRLTRENGKTIRQCRAEMVTTQRLFVDFAEEAKRLRGAYLPMDGVPGLEQMLAYTVRQPVGIVVGIIPFNYPAELFAHKIPGAFAAGASAIVKLPEQCPLTVLRIGELLIEAGLPPEGMQMITGFPADLGDELITSPDVRLISFTGSAAAAKAIAGKAADTLKRLAFELGGTDAMIVLEDADLDAAAEAVVQGRLTNGAGQICCAVKRVLVQDSVYDTFLDTLVARSAAIRMGDPLSEDTDLGPLIGAEAAERAQQQVDESIRMGARCVAGGKRATGNYFEPTVLVDVTPDMPVMKDEVFAPVAPVCRFPDIDTAIAMANDSVYGLQASVFSSSISHALRIAHRLEVGGVVINGSGAFRPGNVPFGGAKQSGIGRESIVDTVLEMTEEKTIVINNAL